In Lolium rigidum isolate FL_2022 chromosome 3, APGP_CSIRO_Lrig_0.1, whole genome shotgun sequence, the genomic window tcaatagtatcctcatcaGCTTTCTCTGCATCAAATGTACCGACATAAAGATGACGGACACCTGGAGGAACTTTTCCTTTCCACCCATTCTCGATTCTATAGCAATCACTTCCGGCAATCCTCTCTGCTAAATCATGAACCAGATCATGCATTACATAGCAGTCCTCGCCCCAGGACTCCTTCCCTAATTGTAGGAATGAGATTGACACAAGTTCATCAAAGTAATCCTGACCAACGTCTTCCATTTCCTCTCCTGCATTAGTACTTCTTATAAACCCTTCTGCTACCCACAGTTTAACTAACTCATTACGTCTGAAATGATGTCCGTTGGGAAACATACTGCAGTAAGCAAAGCAACGTCTCAGCTGCTCATTAAGATGCTGGTAGCTCCATGACAGAGCTCCAATCGTCTCATTTAGAAGGTCCCGATCTTTAGTTCTTCTCCAGTACTCAACATTTTGTCTTTTACGTAGTTGTTCTCCCACTGTACGGGCGGCTAGAGGTGATTTCTTCAGCTTCTCTGCAATACTTTCCCCAATATGCCGGAGTGTGCTCCCATCTGCGCCATCTCCAAGTGCATAATACATGAATAGCTCTTTGAACGTACAATCGTCCAACTGACCTATTGGAAGAGTAATACATCTCACATCTGGGGCAAAATCTGAGAATGCATCTTCATTTCGACTTGTTACTAAGATCTTGCTTCCTCTCTTTCCACCATCCAATACAGAAAGTAATTGTGCTTGATTCTGCTCAACAACATCCTTATTGCACCAAACGTCATCCAGTACCAAGAGAAACCTTCTGCCACTCAGTTTTTCCTTCAGTGTGTCTTGTAGAATATGAAGAAAAGACGGCTCATCTTTTTCATAAAATGTTGTAGCAGCCAGTAGTTTGTGTCGTTCCTCGTAACATGCTTGTGCTGCAAGTGCATGAATCATTTGCTTGTAAATGTCCCCAACACTAAATTTTCTAGAGACATGACTCCACATTACACAGTCAAAATGGCCGTCCTTTTCCTCTTGGGCATACACAAACTGTGCGAGGGTTGATTTCCCGGATCCACTAACACCATGAATTCCCACGAcagaataacatagaccgctatccgtgtTTATATGACCATGACCTGCCTTCTCATAAAGCATTGCTACGATCTTTTCACGGTCCTCATCTCGACCAATTACTTTTACCGTGGAAGTTGCTGTAGTACGTGAGTTGATGGCAACAGGTTGTTTCTCGCTCCCTTTACTTACATCGGACAAGTTCAGCCATTCAAAAATTTGGTGTGCTTCATTTGTaagcttttcaattttctctagaCACGTCCTCAACTGCATTTTAGACGTACCTGTCTTCTGCAAGAAGAAATCACATGCACGGATATCAGAGCAAGGATGATACTAGAGCCAGCGCAGCAGTCTGCTAGTATATAAACTGTCATGCCATGAAAAGACAGTCCTATTAATTACACGTACAGTACAATAGTAGAACCTAACGCTACATAACGAGTGCGTCATTTTTTTTCCGAGAATACACCCTGAaaggtgtatcaatcatatagaagaaATGCCAGATGGCCGAAACCACGCCAAGAAGGCTACAACTTCACACACACCACGATACAACACCAGAAAGGCTACCACTCAACACCAACACCACGATACATTGCCGAACGACAAACAACACAGCCTCTATAGACTCGATGATAAACGACCCGCTCTGCCCAACATCCAGCCACAAGTGGCGAGGAGAAGGAGCACAAAGCCTCCGGGCCGCGTCACGAACCAAGCAAGACACCGCCGAAGCCCGACCTCCACTCCGAGGCTGCCAGGACCAACATACCTCCTCCCATGTGCTTAGAAGAGACGGCGAGAAGAAGGCAAGGTCCCGGCAGACTAGAGAAAGACGCCGACCAAGCTGCGTCCACCATGTCGTACATAGCGCCCCAGGAGCCTAAGCTTCGGGCAGTGGCCAACGCCGGTATTACAACACATCGGCTCCAGACTCCAAAAGCTGCATCGGCCTCCCTCAAGATGGCCAAGACGACATCTTCAAGAAGATAACGACGCTGTGGCGCCGCTGCCGCCTAGTCCGGTGAGCCGGACTTAGGGTTTCCCCCGGCATCCGAGGGGAGGGGGGCACGGTGAGGGCCATGAACACGCCTGCAAGAAGGGAACGGCGCCCGCAAGCGTCGCCGTGGCCAGCATCGGTCGCCGCCGAGCAGGGTTTTCACCCCGGCCAAACACCGTGACCTCAAAAGCCGGAGCTGGACTAGAGAAGGAGAACGAGGATAAAAGCCGTCATCTTGAGCCACCACCACCGAGAAGCGAGGAACACCGAAGAACGAGAGAGGTGTCAGCTACCACCGGCATCACCACGGCCACGTAAGACCGCCGTGCCATCACGACCACCGGACGGACTGGATGGTGGAGGTCTAGCCTGCCGCCGTCGCCTGGCCGGTCACCAGCACCACCAGACGCCGCCACGCTGCCGCCGAGGACTCGGACGACCAGGCCCGagcgagcccgccgccgccgtccacaaCAGCAGGGCCACCACCCCAGAGCGGGGGTCGAGACCCTCATCTCCGTCGCCGTCGAGCCGCCAGCCGCCGGGATCCCGCTGCTCCGTGCTGCCGGAtccggacgaggaggagcgccgccGTCGTCAACTAGGGGTCGCCGCCCGGGGGGGAGAAGCCCCGCCGCTGCCGTCCCCAACTGGGCTTTACCCAGCGGGGCCTCCCAGCCgcggcgaggagggaggaggcgCTCGGGCCTGGGGGCGCTGGGGGAGGTAGCTGGGGGCGCtgggggagggaggcggcggcggctagggtttgggggaggGTCGCGAGAGCAGGGGTCACGCCTCAATGCTCTGAGTGCGTCGTTTTGGAGGACAGGCTCCATTGACCCTTTTTTTTAGATTGATCTTTTAAAGTTTCACAAATCTAGAAAATCTTAGATGTAGATAATTGTGACTTATATCTTTGTGCAAAAAACCAGTGAGAGATATTATGTATTCCAGGCTGTGTAAAAACCATAAATTTATAAATCTAAGGTAGTGAATAGTGCGAAATTCGAAAACTTTCAGATTTATAAGTAGTTGTCATTTTTAATTGTTAGAAAATTTCAACAAAAAATTCCGCATCTACATCTCGACAATTTATGTGTGTTCATACAATTTCGCAAAAACCAATACTTTTTGTGGtcgatgtaaaaaagacaaaacatgtctcacaagaagccttatttttaTCAccaccttttttttcctttttacacaGCCCAAAATACAAATCAATTTTTCATGGAAAAACATTGTGCGCACGTAACATGCGAAGATGTACACGTGAATTTTTTTtgtggatttttttttcatttttcaaaatgtattaaagatgcatttcaaaataaaggtagAATATGCACCCAAGACGTTTAATTAACATTTTTCCAAAACTTCTAAATGAATTTTTTATACTTTTCAAAAACGGGTGCGTTCCGTGACAACATTTTTATAAACTTTAATTTTGAGCAACTCCCTTAAAAAAGTAGCAACATTTATGACAATATATTAACATTGGTACATTCATCTCagacatgaacttcaacaatataATAATTTAATGTCAATATGTTGCTATTCtgtgtaaaaaatataaaattggaaaatgtttgaattttaaaaaatgaaaacgTGCCGGACAGAGTCAGTATATAAAAGCACTAGAAAAATGTCCCCGCCCTCATATCCTGCAGAATTCTTTTTAGACAGAACAAGGGAAAATTACCTCTTTTTTTTGCCGATCGATACTTTTTCTGGGCGGCTATCAAGGGTGGCGGATAGTTACGCGTCGTGACAGATTGCAAGTCGGCACATAATAGTGTCGTGGTAGGTCGCATACAAGACCCACGCTTTTTTTGTGCCACACTCGGGCGATGATGGCACTAACAATTAGCGCGCCGTCCATTCTAAATGACGTTAAAAGTCATCTAAGTTTTGGAGAGTGGTTAAGAACGTCTTGCTGAGTAATCAGCAATGTCTTGTTGACTAGCGTGGCCCGCTAACATGGAGTTGGACCTTTCCTCTAGGGGCAATCATTATAGACCTGATGTGGAACCGAGGCCCACATAGTTGGCCACATTTGTTCTAGGTACATAAAGTAAACCTTAACGCTAACTTACAACTCTTATTTTTTTTCTATATGACACAGTCATACAGGGAAACCCTTGGCCCAGTCCTTAGTCCCCACTTTTTGGCCACACTCCACTTCCCTCTCGATTCGGTCCTTGCTCGACAAGGCAAACTCTAGGAGTGCATTTGGTTACCTCCTTAGCTCGCATCGATTCAGCAATTTTCGGtccgtttggtagcctgggctcACTCGTGTTATTGCACGAACCGGATATTAATGCACCGTCGGGCCAGGCCCTAGAGGAACGTCCGGATCGGCAGTTTCCAGCAATGTAGGCAAATCTCGCACGAAGCTGATGCAAAAGAGAATCTTCGGCGCACGCGTGGAGACGAGGAGGGAGATGGCGGGAGTTGCGGCACGCATCGGTGAAAAGCGAAAAGGAGGGCGGGAAGGATTCCatcacctcccgccgcgccccatcgcctatttctaccccctcctccactctcccccaaatttcgagctcctcctcccgtcggcaagcaggtTGGAAGCGCACACATCTACGGTCGGTgatggtggcagcggcggcgacTACACCTAGGAGGCTCCATCTTCTTCATAGTGCATCACTTCTTCACCTCCGGCGATGACTCTAAGAATTCCCTTACCCCGGTACCTCGGTTATGTTCAGATTTAGGTTAGGAGTTGTCAGATCTTGGCTAGGGTTTGATCTTGTAGAGGGGTAGTCCCGATTGTGCTGAGCTATTATGAACTTGCTAGGGTGCCACATTTCCGGTTCTTTGTTTGTCCCAAATGTGCCGAGCTACCATGATGTTGCTAGGGTTTGTGCTGTCCACAGTTGCAATGTATTGCTTTTCTGATTTAGGATAATGTTGGTATGGTTTGTGTTGTCCACTTTAGCCATGTCTTTGTTTCCAAGTAGATTCACGTTATatgtactacgatgtgtgtaTGATTCCTTCTGTGATGAATTTTGCCAGgcgcttgtctgcgttggggactctcagatcTCTTCGCAAGTTGCCAATTCACAGCCCCTCTATGCATGAGTTCAAGGTGATAGTCACCCATGTGCCGGTCGTCAATGGGCATGTGGCTGACTTGGTGGCTCAGGTAGCATCAGAGGTGGCGGCGAGGTTGGCCTCCACAAAGAAGAGCAAGAACTGCAGTGAAGCGGCCGAGGCCTTGAAGGCCTCACAGAAGGGGAACGCCACCATGAAATGTCTTCCATTCATGTAcagcttcgtgttggagaagataTGCAGCTTGATCAAGACCagagtgagaact contains:
- the LOC124694404 gene encoding putative disease resistance RPP13-like protein 1; the encoded protein is MSSLVEKNKKTGTSKMQLRTCLEKIEKLTNEAHQIFEWLNLSDVSKGSEKQPVAINSRTTATSTVKVIGRDEDREKIVAMLYEKAGHGHINTDSGLCYSVVGIHGVSGSGKSTLAQFVYAQEEKDGHFDCVMWSHVSRKFSVGDIYKQMIHALAAQAYEPSFLHILQDTLKEKLSGRRFLLVLDDVWCNKDVVEQNQAQLLSVLDGGKRGSKILVTSRNEDAFSDFAPDVRCITLPIGQLDDCTFKELFMYYALGDGADGSTLRHIGESIAEKLKKSPLAARTVGEQLRKRQNVEYWRRTKDRDLLNETIGALSWSYQHLNEQLRRCFAYCSMFPNGHHFRRNELVKLWVAEGFIRSTNAGEEMEDVGQDYFDELVSISFLQLGKESWGEDCYVMHDLVHDLAERIAGSDCYRIENGWKGKVPPGVRHLYVGTFDAEKADEDTIELENLRTLIIKNVCYTYNSMKILKKMFTRLRKLRVLNIRFINPNLAKELVSIIGLLKHLRHLTVKIHSGKSLCLTLPASFKKIHQIQTIDFGSVGFFRLSEGEDKINLVSLRHVETSNFWNVVNIVSSTSAQQLGALALSEKHGHNIDQLRDLNKIRGRLSISGLGIVKSKKEALQARLADKQRLIGLALSWGNEGSLDYGYYENSYSPDVKLEVLEGLCPQKDLEELILTKYSGPRYPNWMVGRQNGGPNRLQVLDLRECSLLGLAPVFEVFTQLRVLSLEGCDWVTLPDTMVHLKSLKKLSIYYFPNIEYLPVLPQSIEEFELKRCSRVFTRSCQTIENPNWKKIQHIQKRDIKMEGVTFDEDFLIFIG